In Sorex araneus isolate mSorAra2 chromosome 11, mSorAra2.pri, whole genome shotgun sequence, the sequence CCCCGGACGCTTCCACCGGGCGGCTTCGCGCCTCTCCCGGGGCCGCAACACAGGAAAGAAGCCAAAGACTCTGGTCCGAGGACACGAAGGTCCCCTCGCCGCCCAAAGAGGGTCGGACTCCAGGGAAGCGGAGAGTGTGCGGAGGGGGCGCCGAGTGAGCGGCGAACGGGATCCGACGCCTGGGAAGGCGAAGCTGGCAGCCCGCTCCTCCCGCGCGCGCCCCTCCGAGCCGCGACGGGGTGGGCTTCGGGGAGCAGATGCAAAAGCCGGGGGTCCCGCGAGCTCGGAACCTCCTTGGCGACCGGCACGCCGCCCAGATGGTCCCGACCAGCCGCGCCACGCAGAGCACTTGGGGACAAGTTCTCTATCGAGCCGCGTCGCACTGCCCAGGGTCCAGCGGCCCGCAGGcctggccccctgcaccccccgcccccgccccaccgccaGACCGCAGCTGCGGGACCCGGGACCCGGTGCACGCGCGGCCCCCGAGGCCCCTCGGCGCCCCGTTTCCGAACGAGCCAGCGAACTCCCTCGCAGGCCTAGCCGGGCGCGCGTCCCGAGCAGGCCGGGGCAGTGCGGGATGCGGCGCGCCGCAGCCCCGCGACGTGGCACGTACCTTGGAAGCGGTGGCCCAGATATCGGTAGCGGTGGATGAGCCAGGGGTAGAAGGTGGACGGGTCCCGCTGCTGCGAGGCGAAGAGGGGGTGTGGCGAGTGCGAGGAGGGCAAGGGGTGGGCGGCCAGGGCGTGCGGCGGCGGCACCGGGTGCACCGGCACGGCGGGGTTGGGCGGGTGCGAGACCGCCTCGGCGAACACCAAGTCCGGGTTGGAGTAGACGCCcctgccggcggcggcggcggcggcggccgagtgGAAGCCGTTGAGGAACgggtttatggggctggagttggCGTAGCTGAGCGCCGCGGGACGGATGGGGTCCTCCGAGCGCGAGGCGGGCAGGGGACTGTCCTTGGCCACCAGCGACTCGATGGTGAAGCAGCGCTTGGGCGCCGGCTGGAACATGGTGCGCCGAGGCGCGGGCGCCCGGGGCTCCCGGCTCCCGGCGACCGCGGCGCGCTGCCTCCGCCGCCCGCTGCCCGCGCCGAGGACCGACGAGAATCGGGGacttgtggggtgggggcggggtggggggaggaaaggaagaaagaaaggaaaggagaggaaaaaggaaaggaggggg encodes:
- the EMX2 gene encoding homeobox protein EMX2 isoform X1, with product MFQPAPKRCFTIESLVAKDSPLPASRSEDPIRPAALSYANSSPINPFLNGFHSAAAAAAAGRGVYSNPDLVFAEAVSHPPNPAVPVHPVPPPHALAAHPLPSSHSPHPLFASQQRDPSTFYPWLIHRYRYLGHRFQGNDTSPESFLLHNALARKPKRIRTAFSPSQLLRLEHAFEKNHYVVGAERKQLAHSLSLTETQVKVWFQNRRTKFKRQKLEEEGSDSQQKKKGTHHINRWRIATKQASPEEIDVTSDD
- the EMX2 gene encoding homeobox protein EMX2 isoform X2; this encodes MFQPAPKRCFTIESLVAKDSPLPASRSEDPIRPAALSYANSSPINPFLNGFHSAAAAAAAGRGVYSNPDLVFAEAVSHPPNPAVPVHPVPPPHALAAHPLPSSHSPHPLFASQQRDPSTFYPWLIHRYRYLGHRFQGKSMVSEPKDKVQKTEAGRRRLRFATKEKRDTPY